The following proteins are co-located in the Portunus trituberculatus isolate SZX2019 chromosome 16, ASM1759143v1, whole genome shotgun sequence genome:
- the LOC123504523 gene encoding putative nuclease HARBI1, with amino-acid sequence MVSQGVGSSHKAVKMAEQHQHRLRQRRNFQPRRDIFDQYDNAEFKRRFRVDRAGIVFVTDLVRPAIANLTKRSCAVSAEMKVALLLQYLATGKMQQCNADDFGLSQPTISRVISDTLDALVHPDIILRFIHFPVNLQEVEGIKGEFAAIGELPNVVGVIDGTRIRITAPHEYEEVYVNRKNFHSINVQVLFDSRYKLRNMVAKWPGSTNDARILRESGLWQYCENGRIPPVLYPRRQWVSFQALAADPIPQATGRTPSSFQ; translated from the coding sequence ATGGTGTCCCAAGGAGTTGGAAGCAGTCACAAGGCAGTCAAGATGGCCGAGCAACATCAACACAGGCTTCGTCAGCGCAGGAATTTCCAGCCAAGGAGAGACATATTCGACCAGTACGACAATGCTGAATTCAAGAGAAGGTTCAGGGTTGATCGTGCTGGCATTGTGTTTGTGACAGACTTAGTGCGACCTGCAATTGCTAATTTAACAAAACGAAGTTGTGCTGTGAGTGCGGAGATGAAGGTGGCACTGCTTCTTCAGTATTTGGCGACGGGAAAAATGCAGCAGTGCAACGCTGATGACTTTGGACTTTCACAGCCCACCATCAGCAGAGTGATCAGTGACACCTTGGATGCCCTTGTACACCCTGACATCATCTTGAGGTTCATTCACTTCCCAGTGAATCTACAGGAAGTGGAGGGGATCAAGGGTGAATTCGCTGCAATTGGTGAGTTGCCCAATGTGGTGGGTGTCATTGATGGCACTCGCATACGAATCACGGCACCCCACGAATATGAAGAAGTGTATGTGAATCGGAAGAATTTTCACAGCATCAATGTCCAAGTGCTGTTTGATTCACGCTACAAGTTGAGGAACATGGTTGCAAAGTGGCCAGGGTCAACTAACGATGCAAGAATCCTGCGAGAAAGTGGGCTGTGGCAGTACTGTGAGAATGGCAGGATACCCCCAGTCTTATATCCTAGGAGACAGTGGGTATCCTTCCAGGCCCTGGCTGCTGACCCCATTCCTCAGGCCACAGGACGAACACCAAGCAGCTTTCAATag